One genomic window of Acidobacteriota bacterium includes the following:
- a CDS encoding NAD(P)/FAD-dependent oxidoreductase translates to MGASITRRDFLNGVALTAGAALIPPEMWAAAATDLEPQNAAGYYPPTKTGLRGSHVGSFENMHKLRDRAFWDDASKPVETGESYDLVVVGGGISGLSAAHYFRQSAGEKARVLILDNHDDFGGHAKRNEFHAGDRTILGFGGTFSIESPSPYSKEAKALIEELGIDVPSYRKYVDKDLYRSFGLKPHIFFDKETFGADKLVVNPARAGGDESGINAATGQAELQAFLKDAPLSEQAKQDFVRLLTEKKDYLPGLTSDEKKAKLARMSYAAYLTETIGVSGELVKLFQSMPHPLFGFGIDGVSAQDAWGLELPGFAGLALDPAPGKGQNRDTIRSEEADKYFFHFPDGNASIARLLVRKLNPSAIPGTTATDVVLAKADYSKLDTTSSAVRIRLNSTVVKVKHVGDPATAKEVEITYATGKNLKSVRAKNCILACWHVVIPYIAQELPDPQKEALASAQKVPLLYNNIVLRNWKSFEKLGVNSIYCPNMYHSFVNLDLPVSIGGYECTKKPDQPIVVHMMKAACKPGRTGREQHKIGRIQLYTTTWETYERNIREQLARMLGPGGFDPARDIQEITVNRWPHGYAYQYNSLFDDFWLNGGETPCQVARKPFGRIAIANADADAYAYTDCAIDQAYRAVQELAKK, encoded by the coding sequence ATGGGCGCCAGCATCACGCGCCGCGACTTTTTGAACGGAGTGGCATTGACGGCGGGGGCAGCCTTGATTCCGCCGGAAATGTGGGCGGCAGCCGCCACTGATCTCGAGCCTCAGAACGCCGCTGGCTACTATCCTCCGACTAAGACCGGGCTGCGTGGATCGCACGTCGGCTCCTTCGAGAACATGCACAAGCTTCGCGACCGGGCATTCTGGGACGATGCGTCCAAACCTGTCGAGACGGGCGAATCCTACGACCTGGTAGTTGTGGGCGGAGGCATCAGCGGACTCTCTGCCGCCCACTATTTCCGCCAATCCGCGGGCGAGAAAGCCCGAGTCCTCATCCTCGATAACCACGACGACTTCGGAGGTCATGCAAAGCGCAACGAATTTCACGCCGGGGACCGTACCATCCTCGGATTTGGCGGTACATTTTCGATCGAGAGTCCCTCTCCTTACAGCAAAGAAGCAAAGGCGCTGATCGAGGAACTCGGCATTGATGTTCCCTCCTATCGAAAATATGTAGACAAGGATCTCTATCGCTCGTTCGGATTGAAGCCGCATATTTTTTTCGACAAGGAAACCTTCGGAGCGGACAAACTGGTTGTGAACCCGGCTCGCGCGGGCGGCGACGAAAGCGGTATCAATGCGGCGACGGGCCAGGCTGAGTTACAGGCGTTCCTGAAAGACGCTCCGCTGTCGGAACAGGCGAAACAGGACTTTGTCCGCCTGCTCACCGAGAAAAAGGACTATTTGCCGGGACTGACATCGGACGAGAAGAAAGCCAAGCTCGCCCGGATGAGTTACGCCGCATACCTGACCGAGACCATCGGTGTGAGCGGCGAACTCGTCAAGCTTTTCCAGTCCATGCCGCATCCACTATTTGGTTTTGGAATCGACGGCGTTTCAGCGCAGGATGCATGGGGACTCGAACTCCCCGGATTCGCCGGCCTCGCGCTCGACCCTGCTCCTGGCAAAGGGCAGAACCGCGACACGATCCGCAGTGAAGAAGCCGACAAATATTTCTTCCACTTTCCGGACGGCAACGCTAGCATCGCACGCCTGCTGGTGCGCAAACTGAACCCTTCGGCCATCCCCGGCACAACGGCAACGGACGTCGTTCTTGCCAAGGCTGACTACTCCAAGCTCGACACCACTTCGTCCGCAGTGCGGATTCGTCTCAACAGCACTGTCGTGAAGGTGAAGCATGTCGGTGATCCGGCGACCGCCAAAGAAGTCGAGATCACCTACGCGACGGGCAAGAATCTCAAGAGTGTCCGGGCAAAGAACTGCATTCTGGCCTGCTGGCATGTCGTCATCCCCTACATTGCGCAGGAATTGCCCGATCCGCAGAAAGAAGCGCTTGCCTCGGCACAAAAAGTTCCGCTCCTTTACAACAACATCGTGCTCCGCAACTGGAAATCATTCGAAAAACTCGGTGTCAATTCGATTTATTGCCCAAATATGTATCACTCATTCGTGAATTTGGATCTGCCCGTTTCCATCGGGGGATACGAATGCACGAAGAAGCCCGATCAGCCGATCGTGGTTCACATGATGAAAGCCGCATGCAAACCGGGCCGCACCGGCCGCGAGCAGCACAAGATTGGGCGCATCCAGCTTTACACCACGACATGGGAAACGTACGAACGCAATATCCGGGAGCAGTTAGCGCGCATGCTCGGTCCGGGCGGATTCGATCCCGCACGTGATATCCAGGAAATCACAGTGAACCGCTGGCCGCACGGTTACGCCTACCAGTACAACTCCCTGTTCGACGATTTCTGGCTGAATGGAGGCGAGACTCCGTGCCAGGTAGCCCGTAAGCCCTTCGGCCGGATAGCAATTGCGAACGCCGATGCCGATGCCTACGCCTACACGGACTGCGCGATTGACCAGGCCTATCGCGCGGTACAGGAACTGGCGAAGAAATAA
- a CDS encoding alpha-hydroxy-acid oxidizing protein, translating to MQRPEENVKARRRFLGFLAASPLLMSGGLIHGPLAKMLALHPLDDKGAQTALEGIAAGENLITSADQAFDVLDFEPVARKVLPPAHFGYLATGVDDDATIRANREGYSHLEIRSRRLVDVSKIDMSVKLFGTPWTSPIVMCPVSSQKAFHPDGEVASAKGARAKDHLYMLSTVGSASVEEVTAARGAPIWQQLYATDVWDLTRAIVKRAEAAGCPVLVLTVDLQSNSNRETLWRAKKVDTRDCADCHQPGFGNYLHQFPMFDGLDVSKVRDLHPPSMNWDFVARLKDSTKMKLVIKGIVTREDAELAVKHGVDGLVVSNHGGRGEETLRSTIECLPEVVQGCGGKIPALLDGGIRRGTDIFKALALGAASVGIGRPYNWGLAAFGQPGVEAVLTILRRELETIMRQAGTPSVADITRTHVVPRPA from the coding sequence ATGCAAAGACCAGAAGAGAATGTTAAAGCGCGTCGCCGGTTTCTCGGCTTCTTGGCGGCCAGTCCGCTGCTGATGAGTGGCGGTCTGATTCACGGTCCGCTTGCGAAGATGCTGGCGCTGCATCCATTGGACGACAAGGGCGCGCAGACTGCCTTAGAAGGGATCGCAGCGGGCGAGAACCTCATCACCAGCGCCGACCAGGCATTCGATGTGCTGGACTTCGAACCAGTTGCGCGCAAGGTTCTTCCTCCCGCGCATTTTGGATATCTCGCCACCGGCGTGGATGACGACGCCACGATCCGCGCCAATCGCGAAGGCTATTCCCATCTGGAGATCCGTTCGCGCCGTCTGGTTGATGTCAGCAAGATCGATATGTCGGTGAAACTCTTCGGGACGCCCTGGACTTCGCCAATCGTGATGTGCCCCGTCAGTTCCCAGAAAGCGTTTCATCCAGATGGAGAAGTTGCATCCGCAAAGGGAGCCCGGGCCAAGGATCATCTGTACATGCTGTCCACGGTTGGAAGCGCTTCCGTTGAGGAAGTAACTGCCGCACGCGGCGCACCGATCTGGCAGCAGCTCTACGCAACCGATGTATGGGATCTGACGCGCGCGATTGTGAAACGCGCGGAGGCGGCGGGCTGTCCGGTACTCGTTCTTACCGTGGATTTGCAGTCGAACAGTAACCGGGAGACGCTCTGGCGTGCGAAGAAGGTCGATACGCGTGATTGTGCGGACTGTCATCAGCCAGGATTCGGCAACTACCTGCACCAGTTTCCGATGTTCGACGGTCTTGACGTTTCAAAGGTCCGTGATCTGCATCCGCCCTCGATGAACTGGGATTTTGTGGCGCGGCTAAAAGATTCGACGAAGATGAAACTGGTCATCAAGGGTATCGTGACCCGCGAGGACGCGGAACTGGCTGTCAAGCATGGCGTCGATGGCCTGGTTGTGTCTAACCATGGTGGACGCGGTGAAGAGACGTTGCGCTCGACCATCGAGTGCCTGCCGGAAGTTGTGCAAGGCTGTGGCGGGAAGATCCCTGCGCTCCTCGATGGGGGAATTCGGCGCGGCACTGACATCTTCAAGGCGCTTGCGCTGGGTGCGGCGTCAGTGGGTATCGGACGTCCTTATAACTGGGGACTTGCGGCTTTCGGGCAGCCCGGCGTGGAAGCGGTGCTTACAATCCTGCGGCGCGAGTTGGAAACAATTATGCGGCAGGCGGGAACGCCATCGGTTGCGGACATCACGCGCACGCACGTGGTACCTCGGCCAGCCTGA
- a CDS encoding alpha/beta hydrolase, protein MPTITIKDGTEIYYKDWGTGQPVVFSHGWPLSGDAFEDQMIFLAERGYRCIAHDRRGHGRSSQPWNGNEMNTYADDLATLTEKLDLKDAVHIGHSTGGGEVARYIGRHGTKRVSAAVLISAVPPLMLKTAANPAGLPMAVFDEIRAAVLADRSQYWKDLSMPFYGFNRPGAKVSEGLRESFGFQGTLCGLKAAYDCVKAFSETDFTEDLKKFDVPTLILHGDDDQIVPIGAAAMLSSKLVKGATLKVYPGFPHGMCQTEKDQINGDLLEFLEKAQRIAA, encoded by the coding sequence ATGCCTACGATCACAATAAAAGATGGCACCGAGATTTACTACAAGGACTGGGGTACGGGACAGCCCGTCGTGTTCAGTCATGGTTGGCCACTCAGCGGCGACGCCTTCGAAGACCAGATGATCTTTCTGGCGGAACGCGGATACCGTTGCATTGCTCATGACCGCCGCGGCCACGGCCGGTCCAGCCAGCCCTGGAACGGCAACGAGATGAATACCTATGCCGACGACCTCGCAACGCTGACCGAAAAACTCGACTTGAAGGATGCCGTCCACATCGGGCACTCGACGGGCGGCGGAGAAGTGGCGCGGTACATCGGACGCCATGGCACCAAGCGAGTCAGCGCCGCGGTGCTGATCAGTGCGGTGCCACCGCTGATGTTAAAGACTGCGGCCAATCCTGCGGGCTTGCCCATGGCGGTGTTCGACGAGATCCGTGCAGCTGTTCTAGCGGACCGCTCGCAATATTGGAAGGACCTGAGCATGCCGTTTTACGGATTCAACCGCCCCGGCGCTAAAGTTTCCGAGGGACTGCGTGAATCTTTCGGGTTTCAGGGCACCCTTTGCGGCCTCAAGGCCGCCTACGATTGCGTCAAGGCATTTTCCGAAACCGACTTCACCGAAGACCTCAAGAAGTTTGACGTGCCAACGCTCATCCTTCATGGCGACGACGATCAAATCGTCCCCATTGGCGCGGCCGCGATGTTGTCGTCGAAGCTCGTGAAGGGAGCAACGTTGAAGGTCTATCCGGGGTTCCCGCATGGCATGTGCCAGACCGAAAAAGACCAGATCAACGGCGATCTGCTTGAATTCCTGGAAAAGGCGCAACGCATCGCAGCCTAG